The following are encoded together in the Pseudomonas maumuensis genome:
- a CDS encoding glutathione S-transferase family protein: MQAPSLVLYTDSSPNGFKITIALEEMGLAYRLEHVRIEHGEHMQPDFLALNPAGRIPVLVDRDADIVLFESAAILLYLAQLSGQLLDQAAQPRWAAITWLMYHSASMGPLLGQRVHFECFEAVPNPAALQRYRSLTESTFETLDQHLASRSWLAGDAYSIADIATFAWLHIAALVGFDFSAYRHLVRWYRQVERRPAVQRGICLPAPATGP; encoded by the coding sequence ATGCAAGCCCCCTCCCTTGTTCTCTACACCGACAGCTCCCCCAACGGCTTCAAAATCACCATCGCACTGGAAGAAATGGGCCTGGCCTATCGCCTGGAGCATGTCCGCATCGAGCACGGCGAGCACATGCAACCAGACTTTCTCGCGCTCAACCCGGCAGGCCGCATACCCGTGCTGGTCGACCGTGATGCCGACATCGTGCTGTTCGAGTCCGCCGCCATCCTGCTTTACCTGGCTCAGCTCAGCGGCCAGTTGCTCGATCAGGCAGCGCAGCCCCGCTGGGCCGCGATCACCTGGCTGATGTACCACAGCGCCAGCATGGGGCCCCTGCTCGGCCAGCGCGTGCATTTCGAGTGCTTCGAGGCCGTGCCCAACCCGGCGGCGCTGCAGCGCTACCGCAGCCTGACCGAAAGCACCTTCGAGACGCTCGACCAGCACCTGGCCAGCCGCTCGTGGCTGGCTGGGGACGCTTATTCGATTGCCGACATCGCCACCTTCGCCTGGCTGCATATCGCAGCCCTGGTGGGCTTTGATTTCAGCGCCTACCGCCACCTGGTGCGCTGGTACCGGCAGGTCGAACGGCGCCCGGCCGTGCAACGCGGTATCTGCCTACCCGCCCCGGCCACCGGGCCGTGA
- a CDS encoding LLM class oxidoreductase has product MNTTPSTCGANADAFREHPGYRRMFAPDTLTLGIFMPLRFYDGDMRVLSGQARLVSKIDQLGFAAVWVRDVPLFDPHFGDAGQVFDPFAYLAYLAAHTEHIALVTGSTVFPLRHPIDLAKAAATLDNLSGGRLVLGIASGDRPVEFPAYGLDHDNRGERFAQGVDYFRRLLAQQPGPIDSPLGQLHGARLLPAPVCGRIPLVMTGSSRQSLQWLGEHADGWLTYPHATHDRHGPLRLAAKVRAWREAIPGGGFRPHMTNEWIDLDDDPHFPRTPMQGGYVLRTGRHGLVELLEEWREAGVNHAALGLQMARRPAQDIIQELAEEVLPLFPTLPGPQPHSQSW; this is encoded by the coding sequence ATGAACACCACCCCGAGCACCTGTGGCGCCAACGCCGACGCCTTCCGCGAGCATCCTGGCTACCGGCGCATGTTCGCCCCCGACACGCTGACGCTGGGCATCTTCATGCCGCTGCGCTTCTATGACGGCGATATGCGTGTGCTGTCCGGCCAGGCGCGCCTGGTCAGCAAGATCGACCAGTTGGGTTTCGCGGCGGTCTGGGTGCGTGACGTGCCGTTGTTCGACCCGCACTTTGGCGATGCCGGGCAGGTCTTCGACCCATTTGCCTACCTCGCCTATCTGGCCGCCCATACCGAACACATCGCCCTGGTGACCGGCAGTACCGTCTTCCCCCTGCGCCACCCCATCGACCTGGCCAAGGCCGCGGCCACCCTCGACAACCTGTCGGGCGGGCGCCTGGTGCTGGGCATCGCTTCGGGGGACCGGCCCGTGGAGTTCCCGGCCTACGGCCTGGACCACGATAACCGTGGCGAGCGCTTTGCCCAGGGCGTGGACTACTTCCGTCGGCTGCTGGCCCAGCAACCTGGGCCGATCGACTCACCGCTGGGGCAACTGCACGGCGCCCGCCTGCTGCCCGCGCCTGTCTGCGGGCGCATCCCGCTGGTGATGACCGGCTCGTCGCGGCAAAGCCTGCAATGGCTCGGCGAGCATGCCGACGGCTGGCTCACCTACCCGCACGCCACCCACGACAGGCACGGGCCGCTGCGCCTGGCGGCAAAAGTCCGCGCCTGGCGCGAGGCGATACCGGGTGGTGGTTTTCGCCCGCACATGACCAATGAATGGATCGACCTGGACGACGACCCGCACTTTCCCCGAACACCCATGCAGGGCGGTTATGTGCTGCGCACAGGGCGCCATGGGCTGGTCGAGCTGCTGGAGGAATGGCGCGAGGCCGGGGTGAACCACGCCGCGCTGGGATTGCAGATGGCCAGGCGTCCGGCGCAGGACATCATCCAGGAGCTGGCCGAGGAGGTGTTGCCGTTGTTTCCGACGCTGCCAGGGCCGCAGCCTCATTCACAAAGCTGGTAG
- a CDS encoding TonB-dependent siderophore receptor, which translates to MSARRTSLACSIRQATLALSLCGAALATSTAWAAAQRYDIPAGSLASAISQFAAASGVTISFSNDETSGLHSSGLHGSFELEQGFSALLQGSGLRVQQVGDKRYVLSKVYNDGAVELGATSVDALGLGSTTEGTGSYTTGSASTATGLRLSARETPQSVSVVTRQQIEDQNLTDVTQVLEQTPGVVVDSMGPAGSDANHIYVRGFQVGNIQVDGVNRPDTFGFRDDLADMVSYDRVEVVRGATGLMSGTGDPGATINLVRKKPTLETQRKLTLKAGSWDSYRTELDLSGKLSESGHVRGRFVASTTDSQSHVDRQSLERQVAYGVVEWDVTDSTMLTVGAEYQEMDNDGAGNHGFPMYNSDGSHFNPSRSFNSASDWSYHKRRAKTLFTTLEHQLDNGWQLKLNAEHSRRSYDDTFATAAAGSVKPDGSGISTWTGRWAGEPRQTSFDLSASGPFELLSREHQAYLGASHYRAYYRNNGYPLWTIQSIDNIHTWDGSLAIPDAIHTKSSEDALDETQDGLVASVRWSLADELSLITGARVIDWKRDESATTLATGKTKHTSRSETGVVTPYVGLVYDFAENWSAYASYTAIFKPQSRQDATGGYIEPLEGVNYELGIKSEFWDKRLTTAFSVFEVQQDNLAVADGDKLAPNGDQAYRAESGTKTRGFEMEMAGQILPDWQVSASYTYAQAEDSDGKRLLTEVPRDTFKLFTSYQLQSLPQLKIGGGVRWQGMEYKKNAGPNKETFTQGAYSVVDLMAQYAFTPQTSVALNLNNVLDEKYYSAIGGRGWYGTPRSATATLVYAF; encoded by the coding sequence ATGTCCGCACGCCGTACCTCGCTAGCCTGCAGTATTCGCCAGGCGACCCTCGCACTGAGCCTTTGCGGCGCCGCGCTGGCGACCTCGACCGCCTGGGCCGCCGCGCAGCGCTACGATATCCCGGCCGGCAGCCTGGCCTCCGCGATTAGCCAGTTCGCCGCCGCCAGCGGCGTGACCATCAGCTTCAGTAATGACGAAACCAGCGGGCTGCATTCCTCGGGGCTGCACGGCAGCTTCGAGCTGGAGCAAGGTTTCTCCGCGTTGCTGCAGGGATCGGGGCTGCGCGTGCAGCAGGTGGGCGACAAGCGCTACGTGCTGAGCAAGGTTTACAACGACGGCGCCGTCGAGCTTGGCGCGACCAGCGTCGACGCCCTGGGCCTGGGCAGCACCACCGAAGGCACCGGCAGCTACACCACCGGCTCGGCCAGCACCGCTACCGGCCTGCGCCTGTCAGCACGCGAGACGCCGCAGTCGGTCAGCGTGGTGACCCGTCAGCAGATCGAGGACCAGAACCTGACAGACGTCACCCAGGTGCTCGAGCAGACGCCGGGCGTGGTCGTCGACAGCATGGGGCCGGCCGGCAGCGACGCCAACCATATCTATGTGCGCGGCTTCCAGGTCGGCAACATCCAGGTCGATGGCGTCAACCGCCCCGATACCTTCGGCTTTCGCGACGACCTGGCCGACATGGTGTCGTACGACCGGGTCGAGGTGGTACGCGGCGCCACAGGCCTGATGTCGGGGACCGGCGACCCCGGCGCCACCATCAACCTGGTGCGCAAGAAGCCGACCCTCGAGACGCAGCGCAAGCTGACCCTAAAGGCCGGCTCCTGGGACAGCTACCGCACCGAGCTGGACCTGTCCGGCAAGCTGTCGGAGAGCGGCCATGTACGTGGGCGTTTCGTCGCCTCGACCACCGACAGCCAGAGCCATGTCGACCGGCAGTCGCTGGAGCGCCAGGTCGCCTACGGCGTGGTGGAGTGGGACGTTACCGACAGCACGATGCTGACCGTGGGCGCCGAGTACCAGGAGATGGACAACGACGGCGCGGGTAACCACGGCTTCCCGATGTACAACTCCGATGGCAGCCACTTCAATCCGTCGCGTTCGTTCAACTCGGCTTCGGACTGGAGCTACCACAAGCGCCGCGCGAAAACGCTGTTCACCACGCTGGAACACCAGCTGGACAACGGCTGGCAGTTGAAACTGAATGCCGAGCACAGTCGCCGCAGCTATGACGACACCTTCGCCACTGCCGCCGCCGGTAGCGTCAAACCCGATGGCAGCGGCATCAGTACCTGGACCGGGCGTTGGGCGGGCGAGCCCCGGCAGACGTCGTTCGACCTGTCCGCCAGCGGCCCGTTCGAGCTGCTTTCCCGCGAGCATCAAGCGTACCTCGGCGCCAGTCACTACCGGGCCTACTACCGCAACAACGGTTACCCGTTGTGGACGATCCAGTCCATTGACAACATCCATACCTGGGACGGTTCGCTGGCGATCCCGGATGCCATCCACACCAAGTCTTCGGAAGATGCGCTGGATGAAACCCAGGATGGCCTGGTGGCCTCGGTACGCTGGAGCCTGGCCGATGAGCTGTCGTTGATTACCGGCGCGCGGGTGATCGACTGGAAGCGCGACGAAAGCGCCACCACCCTGGCGACCGGCAAGACCAAGCACACCTCGCGCAGCGAAACCGGGGTTGTCACGCCTTACGTGGGGCTGGTCTACGACTTCGCCGAGAACTGGTCGGCCTACGCCAGCTATACCGCGATCTTCAAGCCGCAGAGCAGGCAGGATGCCACTGGCGGCTACATCGAGCCGCTGGAGGGGGTGAACTACGAGTTGGGTATCAAGAGCGAGTTCTGGGACAAGCGCCTGACCACCGCCTTCAGTGTCTTCGAGGTGCAGCAGGACAACCTGGCCGTGGCTGACGGCGACAAGCTGGCACCGAACGGCGACCAGGCCTACCGCGCCGAATCCGGCACCAAGACCCGTGGTTTCGAGATGGAAATGGCGGGGCAGATCCTGCCTGATTGGCAGGTTTCCGCCAGCTACACCTATGCCCAGGCCGAAGATTCCGATGGCAAGCGCCTGCTCACTGAGGTGCCGCGCGATACCTTCAAGCTGTTCACCAGTTATCAACTGCAGTCCTTGCCACAGTTGAAGATTGGTGGCGGCGTGCGCTGGCAGGGCATGGAGTACAAGAAGAACGCCGGCCCGAACAAGGAGACGTTCACCCAGGGCGCCTACAGTGTGGTCGACCTGATGGCGCAGTACGCGTTCACGCCGCAGACCAGCGTCGCCTTGAACCTCAACAACGTGCTGGATGAGAAGTACTACTCCGCGATCGGTGGGCGCGGGTGGTACGGCACCCCGCGCAGTGCCACGGCAACGTTGGTCTACGCATTCTGA
- a CDS encoding FecR domain-containing protein, whose protein sequence is MKAILSAAVDWYVRLHDSSVDDATRAAWQAWCMADPRHAAAWARLEQLQGRLGSAPRGAVQTLENARRDRRHAVKALALLLGVGAVGWQGYRASPWSADYATRIGERRRLTLADGTRLDLNTDSRVDVRYDAGQRLIQLQRGEILVETAKDARPLSVRTVAGDILALGTRFSVRQDNDVSHVAVAAHAVEVRPSRASQVVRIDSGYSLSFTADHIGPLQPLAPGGQAWAEGMLVSVDWRLDEVVHELARYRPGYLGCAGEVAGLRLSGAFNLDDTDVALASLEDALPVRARRMTRYWVRLEPIGKG, encoded by the coding sequence ATGAAGGCCATTCTCAGCGCGGCGGTGGACTGGTACGTGCGCCTGCATGACAGCAGTGTCGATGACGCCACCCGCGCCGCGTGGCAAGCCTGGTGCATGGCCGACCCTCGCCACGCCGCAGCTTGGGCGCGCCTGGAGCAACTGCAAGGCCGCCTGGGCAGCGCTCCCCGCGGCGCCGTGCAGACCCTGGAAAACGCCAGGCGTGACCGGCGCCATGCCGTGAAGGCACTGGCGCTGTTGCTCGGCGTCGGGGCCGTTGGTTGGCAGGGGTACCGGGCTTCGCCCTGGAGTGCCGACTATGCGACACGGATCGGCGAGCGCCGCCGACTGACCCTGGCCGATGGCACGCGTCTGGACCTCAACACCGACAGCCGTGTCGATGTTCGCTACGACGCGGGCCAACGCCTGATCCAGCTGCAGCGCGGCGAGATCCTGGTGGAAACCGCCAAGGATGCGCGGCCACTTAGCGTGCGCACCGTGGCAGGCGACATCCTGGCCCTGGGTACCCGCTTCAGCGTGCGTCAGGACAACGACGTGAGCCATGTGGCGGTGGCCGCCCATGCCGTGGAGGTGCGGCCCAGCCGGGCGTCGCAGGTGGTGCGTATCGACAGCGGGTACAGCCTGAGTTTTACCGCCGACCACATCGGCCCCCTGCAACCCTTGGCCCCAGGTGGCCAGGCCTGGGCCGAGGGCATGCTGGTCAGCGTCGACTGGCGCCTGGACGAGGTGGTCCACGAGCTGGCGCGCTACCGCCCCGGTTATCTCGGCTGCGCCGGGGAGGTCGCGGGCTTGCGCCTGTCTGGCGCATTCAACCTGGACGACACCGACGTCGCCCTGGCCAGCCTGGAAGACGCGTTGCCAGTTCGCGCACGGCGCATGACGCGCTACTGGGTGCGCCTGGAGCCCATTGGCAAGGGGTAG
- a CDS encoding sigma-70 family RNA polymerase sigma factor, which translates to MSTVVPDGAAHTGLETLYREHSGWLHGWLRQRLSNSADAADLAQDTFIRVLLARSAATLKEPRHYLATIARGLTIDLYRRRSLENAYLETLALQPERYAPSAETHAAVLDTLMAIDRMLDGLGSRTRAVFLAVQLDGLSYEKTGERLGVSVSTVRKHLARALMHCLLVEDA; encoded by the coding sequence ATGTCCACCGTTGTTCCCGACGGCGCTGCGCACACGGGCCTGGAAACGCTGTATCGCGAACACAGCGGCTGGTTGCACGGTTGGTTGCGTCAGCGCCTGAGCAATTCCGCCGATGCCGCGGACCTGGCCCAGGACACCTTCATCCGGGTGCTGCTGGCACGCAGCGCGGCCACGCTCAAGGAGCCGCGGCACTACCTGGCGACCATCGCGCGTGGGCTGACCATCGACCTGTACCGTCGCCGCAGCCTGGAAAATGCCTACCTCGAAACCCTGGCGCTGCAGCCGGAGCGCTACGCACCCTCTGCCGAAACCCACGCCGCCGTCCTCGATACCCTGATGGCCATCGACCGTATGCTCGATGGGCTGGGCTCGCGCACGCGGGCTGTGTTTCTCGCCGTGCAACTGGATGGCCTGAGCTACGAGAAGACCGGCGAACGCCTGGGTGTTTCGGTAAGCACCGTGCGCAAGCACCTGGCCCGCGCGCTGATGCATTGCCTGCTGGTCGAGGACGCATGA